A genomic stretch from Thermomonospora umbrina includes:
- a CDS encoding S1 family peptidase, protein MRRPIGALLVVFTAATVVPAAALPGTGHAEDDKDVPVATRLAAKTHPAVQLLTTKISADVVVPRPAFDSDNLESLLRKVARDAVNGRIPTDQRSLVKTAITRMLKDPDRYLNPTGDDRVIKAESTALCTGWWVTPHGHMVTASHCVEPDRDLTASTFAKQAREDLAADDERIRDQILKGVDVDDELKRKTDELITKFNVEHLKLEKLEQVTTVNFTKPGGGVDTARTTTAEVVGKGENYPGKDVAVLKVSGQQNLPTLDLGADADVQVGSSVYIDGFPGTVTNEETLSPNSRLQPAFTQGPINANRTTQKGVPYFQTQAPAYGGNSGGPVIGDSGKVVGILIATLGDGDGGTAQNEQLVLPVSVVNEKLGEHNVRPVASPASVSYNAGLDLFFKRHYKKALPKFREAQNLYSAHPYVAQYISDSQTAITEGKDETPLATGTKVAIGGGIGGAVLLLAALVIGTVILTRRRRRNRLAPAGGPAPFPGPMHGPGPMPGPPPGPYQPQALPPGPSATPPGGMAPPPPGPHRPPPGPPQGLRQGPPPPPQGPPVRYDPPPPDPPHQPPGPAGPLPPPR, encoded by the coding sequence ATGCGAAGGCCGATCGGCGCACTGCTCGTCGTGTTCACGGCCGCCACGGTCGTCCCCGCGGCGGCCCTGCCCGGGACGGGGCACGCCGAGGACGACAAGGACGTCCCGGTGGCCACCCGGCTCGCCGCCAAGACCCACCCCGCGGTCCAACTGCTGACCACCAAGATCTCCGCCGACGTGGTGGTGCCCCGCCCGGCCTTCGACTCCGACAACCTCGAGTCGCTGCTGCGCAAGGTGGCCCGGGACGCGGTGAACGGCCGGATCCCCACCGACCAGCGCAGCCTCGTCAAGACCGCGATCACCCGGATGCTCAAGGACCCCGACCGCTATCTCAATCCGACCGGGGACGACCGTGTGATCAAGGCGGAGTCCACCGCGCTGTGCACCGGCTGGTGGGTGACCCCGCACGGGCACATGGTCACCGCCTCGCACTGCGTCGAGCCCGACCGCGACCTCACCGCGTCGACGTTCGCCAAGCAGGCCCGAGAGGACCTCGCCGCCGACGACGAACGGATCCGCGACCAGATCCTCAAGGGGGTGGACGTCGACGACGAGCTCAAGCGCAAGACCGACGAGCTCATCACCAAGTTCAACGTCGAGCACCTCAAGCTGGAGAAGCTCGAACAGGTCACCACGGTCAACTTCACCAAGCCCGGTGGCGGCGTCGACACCGCCCGCACCACCACCGCCGAGGTCGTGGGCAAGGGCGAGAACTACCCCGGCAAGGACGTCGCGGTCCTCAAGGTCTCCGGACAGCAGAACCTGCCGACCCTCGACCTCGGAGCCGACGCCGACGTTCAGGTGGGCAGCTCCGTCTACATCGACGGGTTCCCCGGAACGGTCACGAACGAGGAGACGCTGAGCCCCAACAGCAGGCTCCAGCCGGCCTTCACCCAGGGCCCCATCAATGCCAACCGGACCACGCAGAAGGGCGTGCCGTACTTCCAGACCCAGGCCCCCGCCTACGGCGGCAACTCCGGTGGGCCCGTGATCGGCGACTCCGGCAAGGTCGTCGGCATCCTCATCGCCACCCTGGGCGACGGCGACGGGGGCACCGCGCAGAACGAGCAGTTGGTGCTGCCGGTGAGCGTGGTCAACGAGAAGCTCGGCGAGCACAACGTGCGCCCGGTCGCCTCACCGGCCTCGGTCAGCTACAACGCCGGGCTCGACCTGTTCTTCAAGCGCCACTACAAGAAGGCCCTGCCGAAGTTCCGCGAGGCGCAGAACCTCTACTCCGCGCACCCGTACGTCGCCCAATACATCTCCGACTCGCAGACCGCCATCACGGAGGGCAAGGACGAGACTCCCCTGGCGACCGGCACCAAGGTGGCCATCGGCGGCGGGATCGGGGGCGCGGTCCTCCTCTTGGCGGCGCTCGTCATCGGGACCGTCATCCTGACCCGCAGACGCCGACGCAACCGCCTCGCCCCCGCCGGCGGGCCCGCGCCGTTCCCTGGTCCGATGCATGGTCCGGGTCCGATGCCGGGCCCGCCGCCCGGCCCGTACCAGCCGCAGGCCCTGCCGCCGGGGCCGTCCGCCACACCGCCCGGGGGTATGGCGCCACCGCCCCCGGGGCCGCACCGACCGCCGCCGGGCCCGCCGCAGGGCCTTCGGCAAGGTCCGCCCCCGCCGCCGCAGGGCCCTCCCGTGCGGTACGACCCGCCCCCGCCGGACCCGCCCCACCAGCCGCCCGGACCTGCGGGTCCCCTCCCTCCGCCGCGCTAG
- a CDS encoding MFS transporter, with amino-acid sequence MSSPDTRPDPRRWQALAVLAAAQFMVIMDTSIIGVTLPEMQRDLGFSQGGLQWVFNAYVVAFGGLLLLGGRLSDLLGARRVFTAGWAVLIVGSVVAAAAGGATTEIVGRAVQGVGAALIAPASMTLLMVLFAGRPRELPKALAFYGAAAPAGGTAGVFLGGVITEWLSWPWVFVIYVPIGLLTLALVPALLPAVPGRRGGLDLAGAAAVTGGLALAVYAIVQAPERGWGSTATVLQLAGAALLLAAFVGLQRVVRGPLMPLSVWRTPDLAAANVAMTLLGAAWIPMWYFLNLYLQQVLGYGAFPSGAALVPMTALMMLLMVGVTGRLIARYGTKPLIVTGLVVLGGGLALLSAVSPSGSFVTDVLPGSLVSAVGMALVFIPAMMAAIGRVAPEQGGLASGIVNTTYQIGSAVGLAAMTALATSQGADRLGDPSALTAGFQAAFLGAAVVALAGAGLAAVTLRSRKVGAGAVKETV; translated from the coding sequence ATGTCCTCTCCCGACACCCGACCCGACCCGCGGCGGTGGCAGGCGCTCGCCGTGCTCGCCGCCGCCCAGTTCATGGTCATCATGGACACCTCGATCATCGGCGTCACCCTGCCCGAGATGCAGCGCGACCTGGGCTTCAGCCAGGGCGGCCTGCAGTGGGTGTTCAACGCCTACGTCGTCGCGTTCGGCGGCCTGCTGCTCCTCGGCGGCCGACTGTCGGACCTGCTCGGCGCCCGCCGGGTCTTCACCGCCGGATGGGCCGTCCTCATCGTGGGCTCGGTCGTCGCGGCGGCGGCGGGCGGCGCCACCACCGAGATCGTCGGCCGCGCCGTCCAGGGCGTCGGCGCGGCGCTGATCGCCCCCGCCTCGATGACGCTGCTCATGGTGCTGTTCGCCGGGCGACCGAGGGAGCTGCCCAAGGCGCTGGCCTTCTACGGGGCGGCGGCCCCGGCGGGCGGCACCGCCGGAGTGTTCCTCGGCGGCGTGATCACCGAATGGCTGAGCTGGCCGTGGGTGTTCGTCATCTACGTGCCGATCGGGCTGCTCACCCTCGCCCTGGTGCCGGCGTTGCTGCCCGCGGTGCCCGGACGTCGCGGCGGGCTCGACCTGGCGGGCGCCGCCGCCGTGACCGGCGGGCTCGCCCTGGCGGTGTACGCGATCGTGCAGGCCCCCGAACGGGGCTGGGGCTCGACCGCCACCGTGCTGCAACTGGCGGGGGCCGCCCTACTGCTGGCCGCGTTCGTCGGTCTGCAGCGGGTGGTGCGCGGCCCGCTGATGCCGCTGTCCGTGTGGCGCACTCCCGACCTGGCCGCCGCCAACGTGGCCATGACCCTGCTGGGGGCCGCGTGGATCCCGATGTGGTACTTCCTCAACCTGTACCTGCAGCAGGTCCTGGGCTACGGGGCGTTCCCGAGCGGCGCGGCGCTCGTTCCGATGACCGCGCTGATGATGCTGCTGATGGTGGGCGTGACCGGACGGCTCATCGCCCGGTACGGCACCAAGCCGCTGATCGTCACGGGCCTGGTCGTGCTCGGCGGAGGGTTGGCGCTGCTGTCGGCGGTCTCCCCGAGCGGGAGCTTCGTCACCGACGTGCTGCCCGGCTCGCTGGTGTCGGCGGTCGGCATGGCGCTGGTGTTCATCCCGGCCATGATGGCCGCCATCGGCCGGGTCGCCCCGGAGCAGGGCGGACTCGCGTCCGGCATCGTCAACACCACCTACCAGATCGGCTCGGCCGTGGGACTGGCCGCGATGACCGCCCTCGCCACCTCCCAGGGCGCGGACCGGCTCGGCGACCCGTCCGCGCTGACCGCCGGGTTCCAGGCGGCGTTCCTCGGGGCGGCGGTCGTCGCCCTGGCCGGTGCGGGCCTGGCGGCCGTCACCCTGCGCTCCCGCAAGGTGGGGGCCGGCGCGGTGAAGGAGACCGTCTGA